The following proteins are co-located in the Sulfurospirillum deleyianum DSM 6946 genome:
- a CDS encoding polyribonucleotide nucleotidyltransferase → MEYKIYVNNQEEIYDIGKVAKQAAGAALLKIKNTVILATVARDDTQVSENFVPLTVQYVEKSYAVGKIPGGYIKRETKPGDFETLTSRIIDRSLRPLFPKGYAYPTQITVFVLSCDAEVDLQVAALNAAGAALYLSDIPVNKAVAGVRIGYVDGAYVVNPSNSLLKKSTLDLYVAGTKEELLMIEMRSIASMESVSLPVMAIDPMLDPTLAENMMAKQVINEFPEDAILAAIDTAQNAITEATTAYENTFVSLKKEDAILDYKQDLTSDAIFAYIDEFYKEAVYDAINQMAKSERASELSKIVDAILKDNIATLEGWDKALVDSVLQTYKKKIVREMIVEKRVRADGRKLTEIRPISIETNLLPLAHGSCLFTRGQTQALVIATLGNDKDAQMYDLLTEKSSVSDTFMVNYNFPGFSVGEASPLRAPGRRELGHGNLARRALEPVVDINRLQTIRLVSEILESNGSSSMATICGGALALKAAGVEIEKLVAGIAMGLVFEGDKHAVLSDIMGLEDHDGDMDFKVAGTKDGITALQMDIKLGGISRDVLKEALYQAREGREHILAIMEKASEEIVINNAVLPKLELFNVDPSKIVDIIGQAGKTIREIIEKFEVSIDLDREKGEVKIAGENKEKVDAAKEHIIQITNKASFGGRGGHGRDRDNKYPTKESKPVPTFIQDEVVDGTVKRIVDFGAFVELPGGIDGLLHVSKIADHRVDKVSDYLALEQKVRVKILKQAGNKIELELVR, encoded by the coding sequence GTGGAATATAAAATTTATGTGAACAATCAAGAAGAGATTTATGATATAGGCAAAGTTGCCAAACAAGCAGCGGGTGCTGCTTTATTGAAAATTAAAAATACGGTTATCCTAGCGACCGTTGCACGTGATGATACGCAAGTCTCTGAAAATTTTGTGCCTTTGACGGTTCAATATGTCGAAAAAAGTTATGCTGTAGGTAAAATTCCTGGCGGATATATTAAACGAGAGACAAAACCAGGTGATTTTGAAACACTAACCTCCCGTATTATTGATAGAAGTTTACGTCCACTTTTCCCAAAAGGGTATGCGTACCCAACACAAATTACCGTTTTTGTTTTAAGTTGTGATGCTGAAGTTGATCTTCAAGTTGCAGCACTAAACGCAGCAGGTGCTGCATTGTACCTTTCAGATATCCCTGTAAATAAAGCAGTTGCAGGTGTTCGTATTGGTTATGTTGATGGAGCGTACGTGGTGAATCCATCTAATTCTCTCCTCAAAAAAAGTACGTTGGATTTATATGTGGCTGGAACAAAAGAAGAGTTGTTAATGATTGAAATGCGCTCTATTGCTTCTATGGAAAGTGTTAGCCTACCTGTTATGGCAATTGACCCGATGTTAGATCCGACTTTAGCAGAAAATATGATGGCTAAGCAAGTCATCAATGAATTTCCTGAAGATGCAATTTTAGCTGCGATTGATACAGCACAAAATGCTATTACTGAAGCGACAACGGCGTATGAGAACACATTTGTTTCCTTGAAAAAAGAGGACGCCATTCTTGATTATAAACAAGATTTGACCAGTGATGCGATTTTTGCTTATATTGATGAGTTTTACAAAGAGGCTGTTTATGACGCTATCAATCAAATGGCAAAAAGCGAGCGAGCGAGTGAATTAAGTAAGATTGTAGATGCGATTTTAAAAGACAATATTGCTACGCTCGAAGGTTGGGATAAGGCACTTGTTGATAGCGTTCTTCAAACGTATAAAAAGAAGATTGTGCGTGAGATGATTGTTGAAAAAAGAGTACGTGCGGATGGAAGAAAATTAACAGAAATTAGACCTATTAGCATTGAAACAAATCTGTTGCCTCTTGCGCATGGTTCATGTCTTTTTACACGAGGTCAGACACAAGCATTGGTTATCGCAACATTAGGTAATGACAAAGATGCACAAATGTACGACTTATTAACCGAAAAAAGTAGTGTAAGCGATACTTTTATGGTCAATTATAACTTCCCAGGCTTTTCAGTAGGAGAAGCTTCTCCTTTACGTGCGCCAGGACGTAGAGAATTAGGTCATGGTAATCTTGCACGACGTGCTTTAGAACCCGTTGTGGATATCAACAGACTACAAACAATTCGTTTAGTCTCTGAAATTTTAGAATCCAATGGATCTTCTTCTATGGCAACGATTTGTGGAGGAGCACTTGCTTTAAAAGCAGCAGGTGTTGAAATTGAAAAATTGGTTGCAGGTATTGCAATGGGACTGGTTTTTGAAGGGGATAAACACGCTGTTTTAAGTGATATCATGGGATTAGAAGATCATGATGGTGATATGGATTTTAAAGTGGCTGGAACAAAAGATGGTATTACGGCACTTCAAATGGACATTAAATTGGGTGGAATTTCTAGGGATGTTTTAAAAGAGGCACTTTATCAAGCAAGAGAAGGACGTGAACATATCCTTGCAATTATGGAAAAAGCAAGTGAAGAAATAGTTATTAACAATGCCGTACTTCCTAAATTAGAGCTGTTTAATGTTGATCCTTCTAAAATCGTAGATATTATAGGGCAAGCGGGAAAAACCATTAGAGAAATTATTGAAAAATTTGAAGTTTCGATTGATTTGGATCGTGAAAAAGGTGAAGTTAAAATTGCGGGAGAAAATAAAGAAAAAGTGGATGCCGCAAAAGAGCACATTATTCAGATTACGAACAAAGCCTCTTTTGGTGGTCGTGGTGGACATGGTCGAGATAGAGACAATAAGTATCCTACAAAAGAGAGTAAACCAGTGCCAACATTTATTCAAGATGAAGTTGTGGATGGTACCGTAAAACGTATTGTAGATTTTGGTGCTTTTGTTGAATTGCCTGGCGGTATTGATGGTCTTTTACATGTTTCAAAAATTGCGGATCATCGTGTTGATAAAGTCAGTGATTATCTCGCATTAGAGCAAAAAGTACGTGTAAAAATTTTAAAGCAAGCAGGAAATAAAATAGAACTAGAGCTTGTACGCTAG
- a CDS encoding F0F1 ATP synthase subunit C — translation MKKILFLMAAFATFAFAGETETIKAYSVLTVGIVLGLAAFGAAIGMGNTASAAISGTARNPGIGGKLVTTMFIALAMIEAQVIYALVIALILLYKNPLLG, via the coding sequence TTGAAAAAGATTCTTTTTTTAATGGCTGCGTTTGCAACATTTGCATTTGCTGGTGAAACTGAAACTATTAAAGCGTATTCAGTTCTTACTGTTGGTATCGTTTTAGGTCTTGCTGCGTTTGGTGCTGCTATTGGTATGGGAAACACTGCATCTGCAGCTATTTCTGGTACAGCAAGAAACCCAGGTATTGGTGGTAAACTTGTAACAACTATGTTTATTGCACTTGCGATGATTGAAGCACAAGTTATTTATGCACTTGTTATTGCTTTGATTCTTCTTTACAAAAATCCATTACTTGGTTAA
- a CDS encoding OadG family protein, with product MEVNLIAESLKFLVLGMSTVFMFLVLMVFVLNLQAQIITKYFPASKENINVGNSTLELSQKGNLAIVAAIAASLKSYKQSK from the coding sequence ATGGAAGTTAATCTGATTGCGGAAAGCTTAAAATTTCTTGTTTTAGGTATGTCTACGGTATTTATGTTTTTAGTTTTGATGGTTTTTGTGTTAAATCTTCAAGCTCAAATCATTACAAAATATTTTCCTGCCAGTAAGGAGAATATCAATGTAGGTAATTCTACTTTAGAATTATCACAAAAAGGTAACTTGGCAATTGTCGCAGCTATTGCTGCTTCTCTCAAATCTTACAAACAATCAAAATAG
- a CDS encoding biotin/lipoyl-containing protein — MAKKYIDVMDTTFRDGFQSVFGGRVLMDDFLPAVAAAREAGISHFEFGGGARFQSLYFYLNEDAFVMMDKFREIAGPDANLQTLARGVNTVMLDTGNRELIDLHAKMFKKHGTTTIRNFDALNDVENLKYSGERIVHHGLKHEIVVTMMDLPPGCVGAHDVAFYEKTLREILDSGIPYHSICFKDASGTSSPQKVYETIKMARKLVPEGTHLRLHTHETAGVSVACYLAALEAGVDGIDMAASPVSGGTSQPDILTMLHAVKGKEYDLGGLELEKILKYEDVLQGCLKDYFMPPEATQVSPLIPFSPMPGGALTANTQMLRDNNILHKFPDVIKAMREVVEKGGYGTSVTPVSQFYFQQAFNNVMFGPWKKIAEGYGKMVLGYFGKTPVAPDSEVVSLASEQLKLPPTTKNALDLADADDTKSLLHVKQILEKENLEVSEENLLIAAACKEKGIAFLKGEAKVNVRKVSAKKEETPSCITDFTVSVNGEKYHVKSDNDSTTIVINGESYDIEISEGCEEGVCASTPHTSASSGLEIKAGLPGTIFKVLVNVGDKVSEGQAVIVIEAMKMEIEVASPSSGVVKAVKVKQGDTIVNNQVLVVL, encoded by the coding sequence ATGGCTAAAAAATACATCGATGTGATGGATACAACGTTTAGAGATGGATTTCAGTCTGTTTTTGGTGGACGTGTACTGATGGATGATTTTCTTCCAGCAGTAGCAGCAGCGCGTGAGGCGGGTATTAGCCATTTTGAATTTGGGGGAGGGGCACGTTTTCAAAGTCTCTATTTCTACCTCAATGAAGATGCTTTTGTCATGATGGACAAATTTAGAGAAATTGCAGGACCAGATGCAAATTTACAAACCCTTGCTCGTGGAGTCAATACAGTAATGCTCGATACAGGTAATCGGGAACTGATTGATTTACACGCTAAAATGTTTAAAAAACATGGTACGACAACCATCCGTAACTTTGATGCCCTCAATGATGTTGAAAATCTTAAATACAGTGGTGAACGTATTGTACATCATGGATTAAAACATGAAATTGTTGTGACGATGATGGATTTACCTCCTGGATGCGTTGGTGCCCATGATGTTGCTTTTTATGAAAAAACCCTTCGTGAAATTTTAGACTCAGGTATTCCCTATCATAGTATCTGTTTTAAAGATGCCAGTGGAACATCAAGCCCTCAAAAAGTTTATGAAACTATCAAAATGGCACGTAAACTTGTTCCAGAAGGAACCCATTTACGACTTCATACCCATGAAACTGCGGGTGTAAGTGTTGCCTGTTACTTAGCTGCGCTTGAAGCAGGGGTTGATGGTATTGATATGGCAGCCAGTCCTGTGAGTGGTGGTACTTCTCAACCAGATATTTTAACCATGCTTCATGCCGTTAAAGGCAAAGAGTATGATTTAGGTGGGTTAGAGTTAGAAAAAATCCTCAAATACGAAGATGTTTTACAAGGGTGCTTAAAAGATTATTTTATGCCACCTGAAGCCACCCAAGTTTCTCCACTCATTCCTTTTTCGCCAATGCCAGGTGGTGCGTTGACTGCCAATACGCAAATGCTTCGTGATAATAACATCTTACATAAGTTTCCAGACGTGATTAAAGCGATGCGTGAAGTGGTTGAAAAAGGCGGATACGGTACCAGTGTGACGCCTGTTTCACAATTTTATTTTCAACAAGCATTTAACAACGTGATGTTTGGACCATGGAAAAAAATTGCAGAAGGTTATGGCAAAATGGTCTTAGGTTATTTTGGGAAAACACCTGTTGCACCTGATTCTGAGGTTGTTTCTCTCGCCAGCGAACAGCTTAAACTTCCTCCTACAACAAAAAATGCACTTGATTTAGCAGATGCGGACGATACCAAATCTTTGTTACATGTAAAACAGATTTTAGAAAAAGAAAACCTTGAAGTAAGCGAAGAAAACCTTTTGATTGCTGCTGCGTGTAAAGAAAAAGGTATTGCTTTCCTAAAGGGTGAAGCTAAAGTGAATGTACGAAAAGTCTCAGCGAAAAAAGAGGAGACACCATCGTGTATTACAGATTTTACAGTAAGCGTGAATGGTGAAAAATATCATGTTAAATCTGATAACGATAGTACTACTATTGTGATTAATGGAGAGAGTTATGATATAGAAATTTCAGAAGGCTGCGAGGAAGGCGTTTGTGCATCTACCCCTCATACCAGTGCTTCTTCTGGTCTTGAAATTAAAGCAGGGCTTCCTGGTACTATTTTTAAGGTCTTAGTGAATGTTGGCGATAAAGTCTCAGAGGGTCAAGCTGTAATTGTGATTGAGGCAATGAAAATGGAAATTGAAGTAGCCTCTCCAAGCAGTGGTGTTGTGAAAGCAGTGAAAGTCAAACAAGGCGATACCATTGTCAATAATCAAGTGCTTGTTGTCCTATAA
- a CDS encoding sodium ion-translocating decarboxylase subunit beta, with product MKKLLLSFFVLLSLSFMTHSLSANEVSKENLNEDYKSKSITELFGALYESTGLNAMLNPQEGLKSHGVEVSTFNQGLGRIIMIGVCFTLFYLAIAKGFEPLLLIPIAFGGFLANIPVADIAGPEGFLGILFNMGISSGLFPLLIFMGVGAMTDFGPLLANPKTALLGGAAQLGIFGTIVGAAVLTEYTGFINFSLKDACAIGIIGGADGPTSIFVATRLAPDLLGAIAVAAYSYMALVPIIQPPIMRALTTKEERKIKMEQLREVSKLEKIIFPLTVMILCILMLPDATPLIGALAFGNLARESGVVKRLSETMENALINIVTIFLGLSVGSKLAAEKFLVPETMGIIVLGLIAFSIGTAGGVIMAKIMNKFSTQKINPLIGSAGVSAVPMAARVSNKEGMKEDPTNMLLMHAMGPNVAGVIGSAVAAGVLLSIFK from the coding sequence ATGAAAAAACTACTCCTATCATTTTTCGTTCTCTTAAGCCTTAGTTTTATGACGCATTCACTATCCGCTAATGAGGTGAGTAAAGAAAATCTTAATGAAGATTATAAATCAAAGAGTATCACAGAACTTTTTGGCGCTCTGTATGAATCCACTGGGCTTAATGCGATGCTCAATCCGCAAGAAGGTTTAAAAAGCCATGGTGTAGAAGTCTCTACGTTTAATCAGGGTTTGGGACGTATTATTATGATAGGGGTTTGTTTTACACTTTTTTATTTGGCAATTGCAAAAGGGTTTGAGCCTCTTCTACTTATTCCCATAGCCTTTGGTGGGTTTTTAGCCAATATCCCTGTCGCAGATATTGCAGGTCCTGAGGGATTTTTAGGGATTTTATTTAATATGGGAATTAGTTCAGGGCTTTTTCCTTTATTGATTTTTATGGGCGTTGGCGCCATGACCGATTTTGGTCCCCTGCTTGCCAACCCCAAAACGGCTCTTTTAGGGGGTGCGGCACAACTGGGTATTTTTGGTACGATTGTTGGTGCAGCGGTCTTAACTGAATATACAGGGTTTATTAACTTTTCCCTCAAAGATGCATGTGCGATTGGTATTATTGGTGGGGCGGATGGTCCAACATCTATCTTTGTAGCAACACGATTAGCGCCTGATTTACTCGGGGCGATTGCGGTTGCAGCGTATTCTTATATGGCGTTGGTGCCTATTATTCAACCTCCTATTATGCGTGCGCTAACCACCAAAGAAGAGCGTAAAATTAAAATGGAACAGTTACGTGAAGTATCAAAATTAGAGAAGATTATTTTTCCTCTGACCGTGATGATTTTATGTATTTTAATGCTTCCTGATGCAACGCCACTAATTGGTGCGTTGGCATTTGGTAATTTAGCACGTGAATCGGGTGTGGTCAAAAGACTTTCTGAAACGATGGAAAATGCATTAATTAATATTGTCACTATCTTTTTAGGTCTCTCTGTTGGGTCTAAATTAGCCGCTGAAAAATTTTTAGTACCTGAGACAATGGGTATTATTGTTTTAGGGTTGATTGCTTTTTCCATAGGTACAGCAGGTGGTGTGATTATGGCTAAAATTATGAATAAGTTTAGTACGCAAAAAATCAATCCGTTGATTGGCTCAGCAGGTGTGAGTGCAGTTCCTATGGCGGCTAGGGTTTCGAATAAGGAAGGTATGAAAGAAGATCCAACGAATATGCTTTTAATGCATGCAATGGGTCCAAATGTGGCGGGTGTTATCGGGTCGGCGGTTGCAGCGGGTGTGCTGTTGTCAATTTTTAAATAA
- the pckA gene encoding phosphoenolpyruvate carboxykinase (ATP): MSKINEIEKLGLTNIGKVHYNISYDELLEHEIKNKEGCVTRNGTYSVDTGIFTGRSPKDKYFVDQAPSNQYISWGKINQKITKEIFDELFEKVKNQLSNKDIYIQDAYSGGSLASRKSIRMVTEVAWQAHFVKNMFIRPTEEELATFKPDFTLYNACKVVDEDYKKHGLHSDVFVVFNVEENVAIIGGTWYGGEIKKGIFSMMNYWLPLEGKLSMHCSANVGEKGDTALFFGLSGTGKTTLSTDPKRKLIGDDEHGWDDEGIFNFEGGCYAKCINLDPNSEPEIYGAIKKDALLENVVIDENDVVDFADSSKTENTRVSYPIYHIENHEKTLQAGHPKKIIFLSADAFGVLPPVSKLTKEQAMYYFLSGYTAKVAGTERGITEPVATFSACFGEAFLPLHPTVYAKLLGEKIDKYGVDVYLVNTGWSGGGFGVGKRMSIKATRACINAILDGSINDSDFESIPVFNIQVPKTLEGVPTEVLNPKNTWENKSLYDATRDELAGMFIENFKKYITPDSDFSSAGPKL; encoded by the coding sequence ATGTCAAAGATTAATGAAATAGAAAAGCTTGGTTTAACCAATATTGGTAAAGTGCATTACAATATTAGCTATGATGAATTGCTTGAACATGAAATCAAAAATAAAGAAGGTTGCGTTACACGTAATGGTACTTACAGTGTCGATACAGGGATTTTTACAGGAAGAAGTCCGAAAGATAAATACTTTGTTGATCAAGCCCCGTCAAACCAATACATTTCATGGGGAAAAATTAATCAAAAAATTACAAAAGAGATTTTTGATGAACTGTTTGAAAAAGTCAAAAATCAGCTTTCCAACAAAGATATTTATATTCAAGATGCGTACAGTGGTGGAAGTTTAGCCAGTCGTAAAAGTATTCGTATGGTGACAGAAGTGGCATGGCAAGCACATTTTGTTAAAAATATGTTTATTCGTCCTACGGAAGAAGAGTTGGCGACATTTAAGCCAGACTTTACGCTCTATAACGCATGTAAAGTGGTAGATGAAGATTATAAAAAGCATGGGTTACATTCAGATGTTTTCGTAGTTTTTAATGTGGAAGAGAATGTTGCTATTATCGGTGGAACATGGTACGGTGGAGAGATTAAAAAAGGTATTTTCTCTATGATGAATTACTGGTTGCCATTAGAGGGTAAACTCTCGATGCACTGTTCTGCCAATGTGGGTGAAAAAGGTGATACAGCACTTTTCTTTGGACTCTCTGGGACAGGAAAAACAACCCTTTCCACAGACCCAAAACGTAAATTAATTGGTGATGATGAGCATGGTTGGGACGATGAGGGCATTTTCAATTTTGAGGGTGGCTGTTATGCAAAATGTATTAACCTTGACCCAAACAGTGAGCCTGAAATTTATGGTGCGATTAAAAAAGACGCACTTTTAGAAAATGTCGTGATTGATGAAAACGATGTGGTTGATTTTGCAGATAGTTCTAAAACAGAAAATACCCGTGTCTCTTATCCTATTTATCACATTGAAAATCATGAAAAAACACTTCAAGCAGGACATCCTAAAAAAATTATCTTTTTAAGTGCGGATGCTTTTGGTGTTTTACCTCCTGTTTCAAAACTGACTAAAGAGCAAGCGATGTACTACTTCTTAAGCGGTTATACTGCCAAAGTGGCAGGAACAGAGCGTGGTATAACTGAGCCTGTTGCAACGTTTAGTGCATGTTTTGGTGAAGCTTTTTTACCCTTGCATCCAACCGTTTATGCAAAGCTATTGGGTGAAAAAATTGATAAATATGGCGTAGATGTCTATTTGGTCAATACAGGCTGGAGTGGCGGTGGTTTTGGTGTGGGTAAACGTATGAGTATTAAAGCAACACGTGCGTGTATCAATGCTATTTTGGATGGAAGTATTAATGATTCAGATTTTGAGTCTATTCCTGTCTTTAATATTCAAGTACCTAAAACACTTGAGGGTGTGCCAACAGAAGTTCTAAATCCTAAAAATACATGGGAGAACAAAAGCCTTTATGATGCAACCAGAGATGAGCTTGCTGGCATGTTTATCGAGAACTTCAAAAAATATATTACCCCAGATTCTGACTTCTCAAGTGCGGGTCCAAAACTCTAA
- the argH gene encoding argininosuccinate lyase: MSKLWSGRFAQSGAQLLDEFNASLPFDKKLYEEDIRGSIAHATMLAKQGILTQEEAEEIAKGLMQIKQEIEEGLFEFSIAHEDIHMAVESRLITLIGEAGKRLHTARSRNDQVALDFRLYVQKQTLVIVNVLESLIDVLMQIAKEHTNTLLPGMTHLQHAQPINFAFHLLAYVSMFKRDIERLESSHKRNNILPLGCAALAGTPHNIDREYVAKLLGFDGVSVNCLDTVSDRDFALEILFNISTIMMHVSRFAEELILWSSYEFKFITLSDEYSTGSSIMPQKKNPDVPELLRGKTGRVNGNLISLLTVLKGLPLAYNKDMQEDKEGVFDSVETVFISLNILKEAIRTMSINHERMRQACEVGHLSATDLADYLVQKCNIPFREAHFITGRAVAHAESLGIDLSKLSVEELQKVDARIGEDVLEVLSLVHSMNARTSQGGTATSSTCKQIELLEAWIQSRKEA; encoded by the coding sequence ATGTCAAAACTATGGTCTGGGAGATTTGCCCAAAGTGGTGCCCAATTACTTGATGAATTTAATGCTTCATTACCTTTTGATAAAAAGTTGTATGAAGAAGATATTAGAGGCTCTATCGCCCACGCAACCATGCTTGCAAAACAGGGCATTTTAACGCAAGAAGAAGCAGAAGAGATTGCCAAAGGTTTGATGCAAATTAAACAAGAGATTGAAGAGGGTCTGTTTGAATTTTCCATCGCACACGAAGATATTCATATGGCGGTGGAGAGTCGTTTAATTACACTGATTGGCGAAGCAGGAAAACGTTTGCATACCGCTCGAAGCCGTAATGATCAAGTCGCCCTTGATTTTCGTTTATACGTTCAAAAGCAGACATTAGTAATTGTCAATGTTCTGGAGTCTTTAATTGATGTCTTAATGCAGATTGCCAAAGAGCATACAAATACACTTTTACCTGGTATGACACATCTTCAGCATGCACAGCCTATTAACTTTGCGTTTCACCTCTTAGCCTATGTCTCGATGTTTAAACGAGACATTGAGCGTTTGGAAAGTTCACATAAACGCAATAACATTTTACCTTTAGGGTGTGCTGCCTTAGCCGGAACTCCACACAATATCGACCGTGAATACGTTGCAAAACTTTTAGGATTTGATGGTGTGAGCGTGAATTGTTTAGATACCGTTAGTGATAGGGATTTTGCTTTAGAAATTCTCTTTAACATTTCAACCATTATGATGCATGTTTCTCGTTTTGCTGAAGAGCTAATTTTGTGGTCAAGTTATGAGTTTAAATTTATCACGCTTAGCGATGAATACTCAACGGGAAGTTCTATCATGCCACAAAAGAAAAATCCTGATGTGCCTGAACTTTTACGTGGTAAAACAGGACGTGTCAATGGTAATCTGATTTCACTTTTAACGGTGTTAAAAGGACTTCCTTTGGCGTACAACAAAGATATGCAAGAGGATAAAGAAGGGGTTTTTGACAGTGTTGAAACCGTTTTTATCTCTTTAAATATTCTCAAAGAGGCGATTCGTACGATGAGCATTAATCATGAACGTATGCGTCAGGCCTGCGAAGTTGGGCATTTAAGTGCCACTGATTTGGCGGATTATTTGGTTCAAAAATGCAATATTCCCTTCCGTGAGGCGCATTTTATTACAGGGCGTGCGGTTGCCCATGCGGAGAGTTTAGGAATAGATTTGAGTAAACTCAGCGTGGAAGAGCTTCAAAAAGTAGATGCTCGCATTGGTGAAGATGTGCTAGAAGTTTTGAGTTTAGTCCATTCAATGAATGCAAGAACCTCACAAGGTGGAACAGCAACCAGTTCTACATGTAAACAGATTGAACTTCTTGAAGCGTGGATACAATCACGAAAAGAAGCCTAA
- a CDS encoding histidine triad nucleotide-binding protein, which yields MTIFSKIVSGEIPCNKVLENSDFLAFHDINPKAPVHILIIPKKEYQCFQEVDPKIMVGLTEFTHQVAKLLGLDESGYRLITNNGSDGGQEVLHLHFHLLGGAKLSWDHLSDSDSRQFI from the coding sequence ATGACCATCTTTAGTAAAATCGTTAGCGGAGAGATTCCTTGCAATAAAGTTCTTGAAAATAGTGATTTTTTAGCCTTCCATGACATCAATCCCAAAGCACCCGTTCATATTTTGATTATTCCCAAAAAAGAGTATCAATGTTTTCAAGAGGTTGATCCAAAAATCATGGTGGGATTGACAGAGTTTACCCATCAAGTCGCAAAACTTTTGGGTTTAGATGAGAGCGGGTATCGATTGATTACCAATAACGGCAGCGATGGTGGACAAGAAGTTTTACACCTTCATTTCCATCTTTTAGGAGGGGCGAAACTCTCTTGGGATCATTTAAGTGACAGTGATTCTCGCCAATTTATTTAG
- the pheS gene encoding phenylalanine--tRNA ligase subunit alpha, with product MKEIENAIVACESLGELDKIRVSLFGKKGHFAAQFEALKKLEGDAKKEFAQTLNVTKEKFLDLLNEKKSALEAIMIESEMKKSSVDVTLFNQESSAGALHPVMDTMDKIIEYFVSMNFSIEEGPLVEDDFHNFEALNLPKYHPARDMQDTFYFKDSMLLRTHTSPVQIRTMLKQSAPIRMICPGAVFRRDFDITHTPMFHQVEGLVVDKAGKVSFAHLKFILEDFLKYMFGDVKVRFRPSFFPFTEPSAEADISCIFCKGEGCRVCSHTGWLEVLGCGVVDPNVFKAVGYKDVSGYAFGLGVERFAMLLHQIPDLRSLFEGDLRLLEQFK from the coding sequence TTGAAAGAGATAGAAAATGCGATTGTTGCATGTGAGTCGCTGGGGGAATTAGACAAAATAAGAGTCTCTCTTTTTGGAAAAAAAGGGCATTTTGCTGCACAGTTTGAAGCGCTCAAAAAGTTAGAAGGTGATGCAAAAAAAGAGTTTGCACAGACACTAAATGTCACCAAAGAGAAATTTTTAGACCTTCTGAATGAAAAAAAGAGTGCGCTTGAAGCCATTATGATTGAATCAGAAATGAAAAAAAGCAGTGTGGATGTAACACTGTTTAACCAAGAGAGCAGTGCAGGGGCTTTGCATCCTGTGATGGATACAATGGATAAAATCATTGAATACTTTGTCAGCATGAATTTTTCAATCGAAGAAGGACCTTTGGTTGAAGATGATTTTCACAATTTTGAAGCGTTGAACTTGCCAAAGTACCATCCTGCACGTGATATGCAAGATACCTTTTACTTTAAAGATTCGATGTTGCTTCGTACGCACACCTCTCCTGTACAAATTAGAACGATGCTTAAACAAAGTGCACCTATTCGGATGATTTGTCCAGGGGCTGTTTTTAGACGTGATTTTGATATTACCCATACACCGATGTTTCACCAAGTCGAAGGGTTGGTCGTTGATAAAGCGGGAAAAGTCTCATTTGCTCATTTAAAATTTATATTGGAAGACTTTTTGAAGTATATGTTTGGTGATGTTAAAGTGCGTTTTCGTCCTAGTTTTTTCCCTTTTACAGAGCCTAGTGCAGAGGCAGATATTAGTTGTATTTTCTGTAAAGGTGAGGGGTGTCGTGTCTGTTCGCATACAGGTTGGCTCGAGGTTTTAGGCTGTGGTGTTGTGGATCCTAATGTTTTTAAAGCTGTGGGTTATAAAGATGTGAGTGGGTATGCGTTTGGCTTGGGCGTAGAGCGTTTTGCGATGCTTTTACATCAAATTCCAGATTTGCGGTCTTTATTTGAGGGTGATTTGAGATTATTGGAGCAATTTAAATGA